TGCAGAAAATTTGTCTTGTGATTAATCGTTACTTTTACTTGCTTTAGAGATAAGTGCCAAAATTAATCCGATAGTACCTGCAATAATAAATGCTGCAATTACTGAAATCACCATTTGTTTACCTACTCCTTGTGTAGATGTTTCAGATGGTTTTGGAGTTGAATCAAGAACACATGCTCCGTCTTTGAGAATAGTTCCAGGTCCACATCTTTCATCAAGAACACATGCTCCGTCTTTGAGAATAGTTCCAGGTCCACACTGAGTTTTAGGTATGAGGTCTGCTGCTGCTTTGTCTGCTGCTGCTTTGTCTGCTGCTGCTTTGTCTGCTGCTGCTTTGTCTGCTGCTGCTTTGTCTGCTGCTGCTTTGTCTGCTGCTGCTTTGTCTGCTGCTGCTTTGTCTGCTGCTGCTTTGTCTGCTGCTGCTTTGTCTGCTGCTGCTTTGTCTGCTGCTGCTTTGTCTGCTGCTGCTTTGTCTGCTGCTGCTTTGTCTGCTGCTGCTTTGTCTGCTGCTTCGTTTGGATCCGCAGTTGAAATTAATATAGACTCACCAAAAGATGAACCGATGATTTCTATTTCTTCAGTCCCGGTTGGTAAATCAATACTAAGTGTTCTACTTTGAGTAGTAGTTTCAGTTTCAGTAAAGGTACCCTCATCCTGATCAACTAAAACAAAGAAATCTTCATCTAGTCCATCAAACGTCGAATCAAAAAATGAGCGCTCAAAAGTAATATCAAGTACACCTGTAGAAGCAGGAACATCAACAGAGATGATTAATGAAGTAAAAGCCACATCAGCCTCAATGCTGTTTAGAGTCATCCCAGTTGCAGTATAATCAACATCATACGAAGTTCCTTCAACATCAACAGAGATTGTTTCAGCATATACCAATGCAGTAGCAATTATTGTAAATAGAATTAGTCCAAGTGAGATTTTCAATAAAGAATTAACATTAGGAAAATGCTTTAGTCTGTCAGATTGCAATTTATCCATATTCATACTTTGCATTACGATATTTTAACCTCTAGATAGACGTTAAAAATGAAGAGCCGACAATAAATCACGTAAAAGTCAACTTTTTTACTTATTTTTAAAGTTCAGGCAGAAATTATACGAGAATTTCTAGATGACGCCACGAAGAATCTGAATAATTTTTTCAGCAATAACATTTGCAGCCAAAGATTGCGCCTCTTTTGTTTGAGCACCAATATGGGGCGTCAAGATTACATTATCTAATTCTGCCAATTTATTTCCGATTGCAGGCTCTTTTTCAAATACATCTAATGCTGCACCACCTAGCGTTCCATTTTTGAGAGCATTATACAGTGCATCCTCATCTACAACACCCCCTCTAGAAGTATTGATGATTTTTGCAGTCTTTTTCATTGTTGACATTTTTTGTGCATCTAAAAGATGATGTGTAGAATCCAACAATGGAACATGAATTGAGATATAATCAGAACTTTGTAAAAGAGTATCCAAGTCAGCTTTCATCAACCCCACTTCTTTTGAAAACTCTTCATCAATTGGAATTACATCATATCCAATGATATTCATGTTTAGTGCACGTGCAAGTCGTCCCAATCTTTTTCCAATATTTCCTAAACCAATTATTCCCAGATATTTACCTCTCAGTTCGGTTCCCTTGAGTTCTTTTTTGAGCCATTGTCCATTTCGAATTGCTCTATCACCTCTTGTTGTTTGTCTTGCAAGAGAAAGCATCAAACCCAAGACCAATTCAGCTACTGCATTCATTGCTCCTTCTACTGCATTAATTACACGAATGTTTTTTGTTTTGGCAGCTTCTTGATCTACATTATCAAGTCCAACTCCAACACGTGCGATAATTTTACAATTATCTGCTTTTTCGATCATCTCTTTTGTGATGGTAGTTCTGCTTCTAACAATTACAATATTGAAATTTGAAATTTTTTCTACGATTTGTTCAGGAGTAATCTCTGGTTCATAAGATATTTTGAGTCCATTATCTTGTAAAATTTTATTCAAAATAGGATCTACTTCATCACATATCAATACTGAATCGTCAAATCCCATGATATCAGAAAATGATCTACGGAATATAATTCATTAAGAAAATAAAAAGAAAAAAAGATGTTAAAAGATCAAGAAGTTAACATTTCTGCCACTACAGGAATTACTTCCCATAATGCGACATAATCGCCACTTGCTTGCATTTCAGAAGCTACTTCATCAGTGTACAAACCGTGAATGTTTAGTGCAGGATGAGCAATACTGTTCTTTCCCATTGGTGGGACAGCATCACTTGGATTGCCTAAAGCATATGCATAAGATGCTACTGGTGCTGGGATAACTCCTTTCTCAACTAGAACTGGGTTCAAGCCGAATGGGTCACCTGCTACAAATACTGTAGCTGCGCCAGTGTAAATTGCTGCATAATCATGGTTTACTGCTGCGTATGCACCTGGTTCATCAAAGACCAAGTCAACAATCATGTTCTGTGATCCACCGAGTAACCATGTTTCAGTTGCTCCGGATTGTACTCTGTTACCTTGAGTAACTCTGTCCAAGATTTCTCCAACAATGTGGAAGAATACTGGTTCGTTACCGTGGTTTTCGATAAAGAGTCTCACGTGT
This genomic window from Nitrosopumilus ureiphilus contains:
- a CDS encoding D-2-hydroxyacid dehydrogenase; the protein is MGFDDSVLICDEVDPILNKILQDNGLKISYEPEITPEQIVEKISNFNIVIVRSRTTITKEMIEKADNCKIIARVGVGLDNVDQEAAKTKNIRVINAVEGAMNAVAELVLGLMLSLARQTTRGDRAIRNGQWLKKELKGTELRGKYLGIIGLGNIGKRLGRLARALNMNIIGYDVIPIDEEFSKEVGLMKADLDTLLQSSDYISIHVPLLDSTHHLLDAQKMSTMKKTAKIINTSRGGVVDEDALYNALKNGTLGGAALDVFEKEPAIGNKLAELDNVILTPHIGAQTKEAQSLAANVIAEKIIQILRGVI